Proteins from a single region of Thermococcus alcaliphilus:
- a CDS encoding HAD family hydrolase: MIIAFDFDGTLVDSYSVIEEAFRRALKKHFPWLPFKGILAKILTKIELYFERPKFGKHTGKIKQPRFFKTKFARTWFEERAKLSKPIDDSKELLKKLKEEGHIVISFSAEDFLDGMKEYRLKIGGFYELFDDVIIFGREMTLCEAFQLVREKYGNEIFVWVDDKPWRFIGRGDENTEYVWYYFPPTAKYVTKEILDQIPHLHVIQDLWSIFDVIERIKSERS; the protein is encoded by the coding sequence GACAGCTACTCAGTCATAGAGGAGGCATTTAGAAGGGCGTTAAAAAAACATTTCCCTTGGCTCCCTTTTAAAGGGATACTCGCTAAAATTCTCACTAAGATAGAGCTTTACTTTGAAAGACCTAAATTTGGAAAGCATACAGGCAAAATAAAACAGCCGAGGTTTTTCAAGACCAAATTCGCTCGTACATGGTTTGAGGAGAGGGCAAAGCTTTCAAAACCAATTGACGATTCAAAAGAACTTCTGAAAAAGCTTAAAGAAGAGGGGCATATAGTGATATCCTTTTCTGCGGAGGATTTTTTAGATGGCATGAAGGAATACAGACTGAAAATAGGGGGCTTTTACGAACTTTTTGATGACGTGATAATTTTTGGAAGGGAGATGACGCTCTGCGAGGCATTTCAGCTTGTCAGGGAGAAGTATGGAAACGAAATTTTTGTATGGGTTGATGATAAACCATGGCGCTTTATTGGAAGGGGAGACGAGAACACGGAGTACGTTTGGTACTATTTCCCTCCAACGGCAAAATACGTTACCAAAGAAATCTTAGACCAAATTCCGCACCTTCACGTTATCCAGGACCTATGGAGCATTTTTGATGTAATAGAGAGAATAAAAAGCGAGAGAAGCTAA